The DNA window TGCACGACGCAACGCTTAACGACATGGAAGGGGAGGGGTTCGCCTACTCGGAAAAGACCGTTTACGGCAAGGCCTACAAGGGCGTCTTCTTCGGGGAGGACGAAGAGCAAATCGAGGACCTCGCCGACGAGGAGGACGATGCCAACTTCGAAGGCATCCTCTACGACCGAAGCCGCGAGCGCGAGAAGAGCTTTTCGGTTGAGATTACGGATGTGGTGAGCACCCCGTCCGGCGAGCGGGCCGACTTCGTGGCCACGGAGAAGCCGTAGTCCCCCGCCGCCTTCAACCGCCGTGCTCTGTGTTCAGCGAGGAGGTCGCGCCCGTTCGCCGGGTCGACCTCCTTTTTTATCGGTGTCGGGGCGTCATTTTGCCCGTTGGGCGCCGTTCCCGCCGGCCCAGCGCTACCACCCGGCGCTTGACGATTCCGGCCCCGACGGCTCCTCCCCTGACGGCCCGGCGGTCGTGGAGGCGGGACCTGACGGGTACGAGACGATCTCCAGCCGCACCTCCGCGAGCCCGTCGCGAAGCATGTTGAGGCGCCCGGCGGCCGCCTTCGAAAGGTCGATGATGCGCCCGTCTTTGAACGGCCCCCGGTCGTTGATGCGCACGACCACGGACGGCTGCGCAGGCGCGTCAATGCGGGTGGTGCGGACCCGCGTCCCGAACGGCAGGCTGCGGTGGGCGGCCGTAAGCCCTTGGTGGTCGTAAATCTCTCCGTTGGCCGTCGTTCGGCCCACGAACTTATCTGCGTAGTAGCTGGCAATTCCCTGCGCGTCGGGAAGCCCCTGCTCCCCCACGTGCTGCGTTGAGCCACACCCTGCCAGCACCCCGCACAGCAGAAGCAAGGCCCAGCGGGGCCCAGCCCATGCGTCCCTCACGGCCGGATGCGATCGAATCCCCATAGGCTGTGCGCAGGGCGGAATTTTGAAGGGCGGTAGCGGCTCAACACGTAGTGGAGCTCTCTGTTTTAATGATGTCGCTCTTGGCTCACCAG is part of the Salinibacter ruber DSM 13855 genome and encodes:
- a CDS encoding septal ring lytic transglycosylase RlpA family protein, which translates into the protein MRDAWAGPRWALLLLCGVLAGCGSTQHVGEQGLPDAQGIASYYADKFVGRTTANGEIYDHQGLTAAHRSLPFGTRVRTTRIDAPAQPSVVVRINDRGPFKDGRIIDLSKAAAGRLNMLRDGLAEVRLEIVSYPSGPASTTAGPSGEEPSGPESSSAGW